The following DNA comes from Strix uralensis isolate ZFMK-TIS-50842 unplaced genomic scaffold, bStrUra1 scaffold_422, whole genome shotgun sequence.
agcagatgaatgaaattccttctttggagaaaTCTGTAGACGGAACGcaggtcactgaaaatgaagacgcTGCTATTGCAGATGTGGCGCGCAAAAGAGAAAGTCTTACGCCCtgggcatcatttaaaaagatggtgaCTCCCAAGAAGCGTGTCAGAAGACCTTCTGcaagtgataaagaagaagaaattgataaGACAAAGAGTGTTGCAGTGTCTGCAACCGAAAATACTACTGATGAATatcagggagaattaaaagaagatgggatggaccagaaaccagagaaaagcacagaaaagcccaaaaaaaaggttggcacctctgtgttctgggaagcttttttatgtggaggttcttcaaagaaaagagccaggaaatcatcatcatcatcatctgatgaagacactgaacataagcttggtcgagaaagccaaaaaacagacgagtctggacagaacaaagaaacgGCAACAGGTGCAGTTCTTACTAGTTCTCAGGAGAGCGATCAAGGACGAGGGAATTCTTCCCCAGAACAAGCTGGAAGCCCATCCGAAGGGGAAGCTATTTCAACACGGGCACCATTTAAAAGGTTAGTCGCTCCAAGAAGgagatccaaaaccagaatggaagagagaacggAAGACTCTGTTGTGGGATCTAGCCTTGAGCATTCAATGTCGGACGGTGAGCCTGGAAAAGACGAATCATTCgttccatttagaaaactgatgcctgggcgtaggaagaaaaagtcagatggaaagccagcaccaagtcatcttaaacaagcaagagaagacatggcagaaacaactgaagaagatttggatattccagctgttgttcctttatctgaatacgaagcagcagagcaggagaaaatggaaggccAACAAGCGAAAGATGCTGAGGCGATGAGAGaacaaacctcagagaaggagagagcagaaaaattggaggagaCCCTAAGAGTTGAGCAAGCACATGAGGCACTGGTACATGCAGTTACTGTTGCccttgtggaaggggaaagggcggTTACCGGTACCGAAGCAAGGTCACCACCTTGGctatctgctgctctgacagagtgcattgagcaggcaaaagaaaaggaagagaaagaaactgagaaaacacttGAATCAGATGTTGctgtggaagaagcagtggtagctgctaagacagtgccagagatgagaaaggctgtaagtgatgacaccacagcaagtgagctagagctgacctcagaagcagtgacagctccGGAGGAGACGGCAGaagcttcctgcactgaagaaacaatggaagtgtcccttgctgaggagacagctgagatggtttctgctgtttcaccgTTGTTAGAAACCGCAGATCCTACAGAGGAAGTGACGCCTGTACAAGAAGTAGAGGCCGCTGAACAAAATTcgaaagaattagacaaacagacacaaaaagttcTTCATGAAGTTGTTGAAAGAGTAAAGTTAGCAGGTGTAGCACAGCTGGTTAGTGAAAGACCCGGGTCAGCAGCTATAATTACAACAGTACAAGGCATTgagtcagaagtgaaagctgacgCTAAAGATGGGAACACTGTAGGCCAGGAAACTGTTTTGCCTGGACAgtccttggaaaaaggagaacacaaggaggatggcctccagccccagggaagcgcAGGGAGCGTTCAGGGCCAAAACGGAGTCGAAGAGGGTGTTCTACCCGaaggttcagagagaaatgaagtacctgctgcagtgaaagaaagcacagaaggatgtgaaaatgtagatgtattgAGAGACGAAAGCCAGTGGCaggcatgtgaaaaagcagctgtagaagaccatgaagaaatacctgaagtggAGGGGACAGTAGAGGAATCTTCATCACACGACAGAGTTTCACAGCGTCAAAGCAGTCACTTCCAAGGAAGAGATATCTGTAAAGGAGGAGCCTTCAGAACCAGAGAAGCTGCCCATAACAGAATTGACAGTAGAGGAGACGAGCGACGAACGTATTCCGGAAGTAcagactgcagtgagtcttacacataacacaaaggttgatttgtcaaattaaaaaccagcacgtGTTAGATCTTATACCTAATTCAAAACCAGGTCGTGGCCATACTACTGTCAAGGAccttccttgtgcagcctgtggcaactgaagttaatttctggcgagacacacacacagatgtccagaagcagcagccactgaggctTGTGTGCAGAGTGAGGTGgatgcagttcctgcagaaatggagtaggagatggtgtgcattgctgaagcaattgccattagggctcctgcacagcacagtgtgacttAACGGATTATATGAACCCCTGAGATGCCTATGTGAGCCGTATGGCACCATACATAGTGGATGGTAGCTTCGGTTGTAGGCAGAGATACAATTGTAGCTGAagtacctctgcaaagggcagaaatgaaatgacaccactatggccagttttaaatgtgcggaaattattgtggctgatgttcttccctacctccccaccaccttcctggcttagtctttgtttcaagtgctgtcagctgtcccttgctttaggctgccctttgtttaatgagctgtgtgtcctgagaaactgaacacaagctAGAATCATGGTGACCCGCTAGTCTCTGTGTCATcacctcacactcttcccataacttgtttcttctctgtacagccacCCTCACTTTAATGGCCTTTGACTCGGCCTGGAGTTTCGGGGGATATTTCTGGGAGGTAGAAAATGTGGCTTCCAGTTCTCCTAGATACGCACTCATACGGCACGTGTTTAATGTGTGGGATTTAATCTGcaaacactcttcctctctaacaaagctctttttaaaatcctaaaggatGTGAGCGTTGCCTTCCGTGGTAAACCTGGAGTGCCTTATGTACCAAATCTCTTTGCACTTCGGTGAAATCTGAATCGGAAATGATAGGCACAGTTTCTCCCTAGGATATTTAACTGCACTTGCTTCACTAAGTCATGAGAcctttatctctgtctttgagacctgcctgggaaaataagatattcttgagagaataagttgtcactaataaagcttttttactgtcgtctgtctttcagatgtgctaaGCATCCACGTGACATTTGGAGAGATGCCAGTCCTAGAGAACAACTGACAACCCTGCGACAGAACCGGGAGCTTTATTCACTACCCTTTATTCTTAGATGTTaagacagttttgttatttctattaaaaaaacccaatgccttCAACGTTGGCTATATCCACACATTTGTTCCATTCGAAGGTCATTTGCCTCTGCCCCAAATACACCACTTAGACTGGAGATGCACAACCGAATGGATGGACAGACCACTACAATTTGTACCACAGTTATTGTCGTCCCCTCACTTCAtgtgtgtcctgtctgtcccatctccttgaatcccttcactcatccctgaatcccccccccccttctctccgcaGTCTTCCTTACCCCCCACATCTTCCGTAGCTGCCTCGATTTGACCTACGAGTGGCTGTAGATGCTGCTTGacttgtgtgtgagggggaagagaagggctgactGATGGGAACACATGAGAGACTTCTGGCCCAGTGGCAGATGTGGctttatcaaacagcaggaactggatcacgcacaaattcttgagcaagacgctcaagattgctgctggggtataCTCCTGACGGCACTGAAAATCCAGAGGTGCTTGTGATTTATGTTCACAGACCTTGGACTTCAGACATTAAATTTTTCTAGCCGTCTACGTGCTACGGGTAAGGGTGTTTAGCGGCATTTGTATCTCAAAAGGCTTGCATAGATTCATGCCTGAACTCATTTTGTCAAGCTACATGTTTACTTTCTTATCTCAGCTAAGATGCTAAATCCCGTATCAGCAAATACCTAcctgcactggtcacagcagatGTAGGGATGTTGAAACACGACAGGGTGCCtgtccctcttcttgctttcatactgcgtcaggggactcctgctgcaggtgactgatCTCAGTGTTCAACCCCGGCATTTGGAAGTAGAGATCaagccagcatctcccaccagacTTTGTGCTCAAGGCACACAACCTCTGCCGGTCCTTTTGCAAGGTTTATGCATTTATGCTATCCTGTTACTGGTTAACGTGAAGCCCCTAAACAGGCATCAAAGTAGAGCTCGGAGACCAAACCTCTTGGCACGCCAGGGAGGTTtgtgtgctgtcttctcttttgtaaggCTCTTTTATTGGCAATAGCTCAAGCATCCTGCCTCTTAGCTCAAGCTATGGAAGCAGATCTGGCTTTCCCATTTAGATCCAGAGCACGcgggaggcagctgtgctccttgAGGAACCCGCACAGCTCGGATACGGCaagtgcctggggatgggcaggcagcttgCCAGAAGCACGGAGGATTCCTGAGATGGTCCCGTCTGGATGCTGAGTGCTGGATATTTGTCATTCACACCGCCACACGGGAGGGGAGCAGGCCTGAGGAGGTTGATGGCCCTGCAAGAAAGGATGTGGTTTGGCATGAGGAGCAATGTGGATCAGGCGGCCAGTGGGATTGGCAGCACAGGGTTTGGAGTCCTGGGTTTTGGGGAGATGGATGAGATGTGGTAAAAGAGGGTGACTCttagctctgtgaacatttgaagACGCCGCCAACAAGATGGAAGCTTAGCCACCACAATACTAATATCCAATTTAGGGCTGA
Coding sequences within:
- the LOC141938915 gene encoding LOW QUALITY PROTEIN: A-kinase anchor protein 12-like (The sequence of the model RefSeq protein was modified relative to this genomic sequence to represent the inferred CDS: inserted 2 bases in 1 codon), which encodes MPQLGQTEHSSATLKEDTETMEASPSDSSTKDGVVDAEKEDAHTVEQLPSLEEDAEDRASEPQSYDLGFKKVFKFWAFRFTVKKTRKSEPADFQPVQLLTVKKQTQVPEGAGDQKEVGSEETAMPEDALSAEDNTKDTLKNEKTEDESPKTPEADEICSQSAALATDTASPLRKFFTRGWTRFGKKKRFRKPKEDELQSPTKEDGQEKEGATLITETSEKEEKSEFEEQDEERNVTEVTTEEHEKEQSEDEKQPSKRIVADTGVEASGKEELIKHDEQEQKEAVTAAVVKESAMEKKAGDDQERKLVEVSDDLGKKEEKTEEGEKESEQLKTSSVVAVVSDIVNGELKTSSEVLPAGDKLESTGKCEIDVRTEISSEERPEAGSLAIAISSEQLKKSEGREGNKRAPLEKETFDEKTEEAELKISPTAEDITQGEALDTTTEKKESKEHETKLTLGAPGLKSFSTSECSVDTEDDQQSIKPTGEGLQGKTSRVMTDTIKPGEITTEITPEEAAGKRPPEGITNEAELLSSQEKNKLQGSPLKKLFMGTGFKKLSGKKRKGKREESKLGEQGEPIQHLPASPDSPEEQKGESSASSPEQMNEIPSLEKSVDGTQVTENEDAAIADVARKRESLTPWASFKKMVTPKKRVRRPSASDKEEEIDKTKSVAVSATENTTDEYQGELKEDGMDQKPEKSTEKPKKKVGTSVFWEAFLCGGSSKKRARKSSSSSSDEDTEHKLGRESQKTDESGQNKETATGAVLTSSQESDQGRGNSSPEQAGSPSEGEAISTRAPFKRLVAPRRRSKTRMEERTEDSVVGSSLEHSMSDGEPGKDESFVPFRKLMPGRRKKKSDGKPAPSHLKQAREDMAETTEEDLDIPAVVPLSEYEAAEQEKMEGQQAKDAEAMREQTSEKERAEKLEETLRVEQAHEALVHAVTVALVEGERAVTGTEARSPPWLSAALTECIEQAKEKEEKETEKTLESDVAVEEAVVAAKTVPEMRKAVSDDTTASELELTSEAVTAPEETAEASCTEETMEVSLAEETAEMVSAVSPLLETADPTEEVTPVQEVEAAEQNSKELDKQTQKVLHEVVERVKLAGVAQLVSERPGSAAIITTVQGIESEVKADAKDGNTVGQETVLPGQSLEKGEHKEDGLQPQGSAGSVQGQNGVEEGVLPEGSERNEVPAAVKESTEGCENVDVLRDESQWQACEKAAVEDHEEIPEVEGTVEEXLHHTTEFHSVKAVTSKEEISVKEEPSEPEKLPITELTVEETSDERIPEVQTAMC